The sequence ACGTCTGGAAGAACCGGCGATGCTTGAAGGCCGGTCTCTCGTCCTTTCCCCCAGTCTCATTGGGGCTAGTGGTCGGCAAGAGGTTGTCATTCGCTTGAGCGAAAATCCGACGGCACGTGTACCTGAGGGGGCTGCGCAAGCAGCACAACTCCAACGCATTATCCAGCAGCAAGAGCGCGTATTGGCACGCTTACGAGCTATCGATCCAACCCTGACCGAACTGGCCCGGTTGCGGGTGGCATTGAATGCGGTTATTGTTGAGGTTGATGGTACAGCGTTACCGGCGCTGGCTCGTGACACCGAAGTGGTGCGTATTAATCCAGTCGTGAATTACGAACGGGAAACGCAACCACCGATGGAGACGGTACCATACATCGGGGCTACACCTGAGGTGCAAGCTGCTGGTTATCGGGGCAAAGATGTACGGGTGGCTGTACTCGATAGCGGTATTGACTATACACATGCCGCGTTTGGTGGCCCTGGGACGCTGGCAGCTTATCAGGCAGCCTACGGTACAAGCCCTGCCGACCCACGTAACAAGACTCTCGATGGACTGTTTCCGACCGATCGCGTGAAGGGCGGTTACGACTTTGTTGGCGAAGTCTGGCCAAATGGTCCCTTAATGCCTGATCCCGATCCGATTGATTGTGGCGCGCCTGGATTGAGCAGCGGCACGTGTGCTGGCGGTCACGGTACCCATGTCGCCGACATTATCGGTGGTGAGCAAGGAGTTGCACCAGAAGTTGATCTTTTTGCGGTGAAGGTCTGTTCAGCGGTCTCTTCATCGTGTAGTGGGGTTGCAATCTTGCAAGGTCTCGATTGGGTTGCCGATCCTAACGGTGACGGGGTAACCGATGATCGGATGCACATTGTGAACATGTCGCTTGGGGCTGCGTATGGGCAAAACTATGACGATGATTCCGCCATTGCGGTTGATAATCTGCAACCGCTTGGCATCCTAGTCGTCGCTTCAGCCGGCAATAGTGCGGATCGTCCGTACATTACCGGTACCCCGGCCGGCGCTCGAACCGCCCTCTCGGTAGCACAGACGGCTGTGCCGAGCGATGCCTCGTACCCGATTACCGTCCTTAGTACGACAGTCTACGGAGTAGCCCAACCGTGGGCGCCGATTCCCAATACGCCCGTAAGTGGAACACTGGTATACGGTCAGGCATTGGGAAACGCGCTCGGCTGTACAGCGTATCCGCCTGGTTCATTGACCGGGCAAATCTTGTTGGTTGATCGGGGTGTCTGTGCGGTTAGCATCAAAGGCTCAAATGGTGCTGCCGCTGGCGCAGTGGCAGTGATTGTAGCTAACAACGTTGCCGGTGCAGTACCGCCTGTTTTTGGCTTTGGCGGTGGTACACCTACCGTACCGGTGCTCTCAATTACACAGGCTGCTGGCAATACGCTTAAAGTGAGCACCGGAAATACTACTACGATTGGTTTTGATACGCCGTTCAGTAATGCCGGCAGTGTGGTTGGCACCTCGTCACGTGGGCCAACGTTAGGGCAGATGACCTACGGCAATCAGATTATGTACGGTCAAATCATTAAGCCCGAAATCGGCGCTCCGGGTGCATCCATTTCGGCAGTGGCCGGAAGTGGGACCGGCGTTGCACCGTTTGGAGGTACTTCAGGAGCAGCACCAATGGTCGCCGGAGCGGCGGCACTCCTGTACAATGCCTCGAACTGGAGCCTCTCACCGTGGGAATTGAAAGCGCGCTTGATCAACACTGCCGAAACGAATATCTACAACGGTCCACCAGCCTTCCTCGGCCCGGCGTTGGCTCCTATCACACGCATTGGCGGTGGTGAAGTACGCATTAACCGAGCAATTGCTGCGCAGGCCAGCGCCTGGGAGCTTTCAAATGGAGCAGCAACGATCTCGTTTGGACTAGTTGATGCGACACGCAATCCGACAACGCTGCGCCGGACGATTGTTGTCCGTAACTATGGTGATACACCTCTCACCTACACCATCACGCCCACGTTCCGCTTTAGCAACGATGCAGCCAGTGGAGCAGTGACACCGAGTACCTCTGTTTCTACAATTACGGTACCACCACGTAGTCGGCGTACCTTTACCCTGACCCTGCGTATCGATCCAACGAAACTACCAACCTGGGTCTTGAATTCAGGAACAAATGGCGGGAACGGAGCGGCACTAACTGCCGTTGAATATGATGGCTACCTGGTGCTTGATGCGGCAGGTACGACCAACGACTTAACCATGCCATGGCATGTCATACCACGTGCAGCGGGAACCGTTAGTGCACCAACTTCAGTGCGCGCTACCACAACCAGCCCCGCCACTGCCCGCTTAACCAACACCGGCGCTAATCCGGTGAGTGTCGATCCGTTTACGCTAATCG comes from Chloroflexus sp. Y-396-1 and encodes:
- a CDS encoding S8 family serine peptidase — encoded protein: MRSITKRHLFAMIISIGLTVALVAPSAAQPPRPLPNIEALRLEEPAMLEGRSLVLSPSLIGASGRQEVVIRLSENPTARVPEGAAQAAQLQRIIQQQERVLARLRAIDPTLTELARLRVALNAVIVEVDGTALPALARDTEVVRINPVVNYERETQPPMETVPYIGATPEVQAAGYRGKDVRVAVLDSGIDYTHAAFGGPGTLAAYQAAYGTSPADPRNKTLDGLFPTDRVKGGYDFVGEVWPNGPLMPDPDPIDCGAPGLSSGTCAGGHGTHVADIIGGEQGVAPEVDLFAVKVCSAVSSSCSGVAILQGLDWVADPNGDGVTDDRMHIVNMSLGAAYGQNYDDDSAIAVDNLQPLGILVVASAGNSADRPYITGTPAGARTALSVAQTAVPSDASYPITVLSTTVYGVAQPWAPIPNTPVSGTLVYGQALGNALGCTAYPPGSLTGQILLVDRGVCAVSIKGSNGAAAGAVAVIVANNVAGAVPPVFGFGGGTPTVPVLSITQAAGNTLKVSTGNTTTIGFDTPFSNAGSVVGTSSRGPTLGQMTYGNQIMYGQIIKPEIGAPGASISAVAGSGTGVAPFGGTSGAAPMVAGAAALLYNASNWSLSPWELKARLINTAETNIYNGPPAFLGPALAPITRIGGGEVRINRAIAAQASAWELSNGAATISFGLVDATRNPTTLRRTIVVRNYGDTPLTYTITPTFRFSNDAASGAVTPSTSVSTITVPPRSRRTFTLTLRIDPTKLPTWVLNSGTNGGNGAALTAVEYDGYLVLDAAGTTNDLTMPWHVIPRAAGTVSAPTSVRATTTSPATARLTNTGANPVSVDPFTLIGENPFVTASPGAGVQMPPMDLRYVGVRAFSIPGFCPANSPIVQFAVTTHQRITHSNYPVEIDLLFDTDRDGTPDYVGFTAELSLPSGAFAADGRNAFFVGPLAGPYSAFFFTSHATNSANTVLTMCGSQIGVTSLGQQINVDAYTYDNYFTGFELSKIEGMSTVLGAPRFDIDVGSGVVPARGSLNTTIYRFSAPADVTDSGILLHYSFAPEGREASAIIVR